The Clostridium sporogenes genome contains a region encoding:
- a CDS encoding YegS/Rv2252/BmrU family lipid kinase: MSKVKFIYNPYSGEKAIISQIDQVIRIHQKYGYEVVPYRISLEYDLDDAFKSIDESYKYILVAGGDGTVDNVVNHLKKFAIDLPIAILPTGTANDFAKFIGMPINVREACEQILKSSVKKVDLGKINDKYFINVASTGLFTDVSQKTDVNLKNTMGKLAYYVKGLEQLPNFRRLKINVKSEEVNFDGDMYLMMVFNGQTAGNLHMAYKAEVDDGMLDVIIIKACAIKDMIGLFIKMIKGEHLEDVNALIYFKTNKLIIESNEDIVTDIDGERGPDFPLCIECVKEGLDILGILD, translated from the coding sequence TTCAGGAGAAAAGGCTATAATATCTCAAATAGACCAGGTGATAAGAATACATCAGAAATATGGATATGAAGTAGTGCCTTATAGGATAAGTTTAGAATATGATCTTGATGATGCTTTTAAATCTATTGATGAAAGCTATAAGTATATATTGGTAGCAGGGGGAGACGGTACTGTAGATAATGTGGTAAATCATTTAAAAAAATTTGCAATTGATCTTCCAATTGCAATATTACCTACAGGAACTGCTAATGATTTTGCTAAATTTATTGGTATGCCAATAAATGTTAGAGAGGCCTGCGAGCAAATATTAAAGAGCTCTGTAAAAAAGGTTGATTTAGGGAAAATAAATGATAAATATTTTATTAACGTTGCTAGCACAGGATTATTCACAGATGTATCCCAAAAAACCGATGTTAATTTAAAAAATACTATGGGCAAACTTGCTTACTATGTAAAAGGATTGGAACAACTTCCTAATTTTAGAAGATTAAAGATTAATGTTAAATCTGAGGAAGTTAATTTTGATGGAGACATGTATCTTATGATGGTCTTCAATGGACAAACAGCAGGTAATCTTCATATGGCTTATAAGGCAGAGGTTGATGATGGCATGTTAGATGTAATAATAATAAAGGCTTGCGCTATTAAGGATATGATAGGATTATTTATAAAAATGATAAAAGGAGAACATCTAGAAGATGTAAATGCCTTAATATATTTTAAGACAAATAAGCTTATAATAGAATCTAATGAAGATATAGTTACAGATATAGATGGAGAAAGAGGCCCGGACTTTCCTTTATGTATAGAATGTGTGAAGGAAGGTTTAGATATTTTAGGTATATTAGATTAA
- a CDS encoding YgiQ family radical SAM protein yields MNSMDFLPISKEDLKKRNIDILDFIIVTGDAYVDHPSFGTAIIGRVLEREGFTVGIIAQPNWNNIEDFKKLGKPKYGFLVNSGNIDSMVNHYTASKKRRHDDFYSPGGKSGYRPDRAVVVYCNKIKEAFKDSPIIIGGIEASLRRFAHYDYWDNSVRRSILEDSSADLLIYGMGEKPIVQVSNLLRYGMKIDNIKNVKGTAYIEKDISSLKDYIKIPSFEEVSTNKKSYAEAYKIQYYEQDSIRGKTLVQKHKERYVVQNPPQPPLSQEEMDEVYALPYARTYHPTYEAEGGIPAIKEVKFSITSHRGCYGSCSFCALTFHQGRVIQNRSQDSILKEANMMTNMKDFKGYIHDVGGPTANFRHRACKVQEKHGTCKNKQCVFPKACKNLIVDHKEYLSLLKKVRKIPNVKKVFIRSGIRFDYLMYDKNDEFFKELCEHHISGQLKVAPEHISDKVLSLMGKPTRNVYDSFVKKYYDINKKIHKNQFLVPYLMSSHPGSDLKAAIELAQYIKKMGYTPEQVQDFYPTPGSLSTTMYYTGINPLTEEKVYVPKDQKEKSMQRALLQFSIPDNYDLVKEALIKAHREDLIGNGSDCLIPYNKPHKKSYKKNNSKNNNNYYNKSNGKNKDTSKNNKKVKKNSLSKHKKRK; encoded by the coding sequence TTGAATAGTATGGACTTTTTACCCATAAGTAAAGAGGATTTGAAAAAAAGAAATATAGATATTTTAGATTTTATAATAGTAACCGGTGATGCTTATGTAGACCATCCATCCTTCGGTACTGCAATTATAGGAAGAGTATTAGAAAGAGAAGGATTTACTGTGGGAATCATAGCTCAACCTAATTGGAATAACATAGAGGATTTTAAAAAACTAGGGAAACCTAAATATGGATTTTTAGTTAACTCTGGTAATATAGATTCTATGGTAAATCACTATACTGCATCAAAAAAAAGAAGACATGACGACTTCTATTCCCCCGGTGGAAAATCTGGGTATAGACCTGATAGAGCAGTTGTTGTTTACTGTAATAAAATAAAGGAAGCTTTCAAAGATTCACCTATAATAATAGGTGGTATAGAAGCTAGCTTAAGAAGATTTGCCCATTATGATTATTGGGATAACTCAGTAAGAAGAAGTATTCTAGAAGATTCTAGCGCTGATTTGTTAATATATGGTATGGGAGAAAAACCTATAGTTCAAGTTTCTAATCTTTTAAGATATGGTATGAAAATAGATAATATAAAAAATGTAAAGGGTACAGCATATATTGAAAAGGATATATCTTCTTTAAAAGATTATATCAAAATACCATCCTTCGAAGAGGTTTCTACAAATAAAAAATCCTATGCAGAAGCTTACAAAATACAATATTATGAACAGGATTCCATAAGGGGTAAAACCTTAGTACAGAAACATAAAGAAAGATATGTAGTGCAGAATCCTCCCCAACCACCTCTATCTCAAGAAGAAATGGATGAAGTTTACGCACTTCCATATGCTAGGACTTATCATCCTACGTATGAAGCTGAAGGTGGAATCCCTGCCATTAAAGAGGTTAAATTTTCAATTACTAGCCATAGAGGCTGCTATGGAAGTTGCTCTTTTTGTGCCTTAACCTTTCATCAAGGAAGGGTTATTCAAAATAGAAGTCAAGATTCTATTTTGAAGGAAGCAAATATGATGACTAATATGAAGGATTTCAAAGGCTATATACATGATGTAGGTGGCCCTACAGCTAACTTTAGACATAGGGCTTGTAAAGTTCAAGAAAAACATGGTACTTGCAAAAACAAACAATGTGTATTCCCAAAAGCCTGCAAAAACTTAATTGTAGATCATAAAGAATACTTAAGTTTATTAAAAAAAGTAAGAAAAATTCCTAATGTAAAAAAAGTATTTATACGTTCTGGTATTAGATTTGATTATTTAATGTATGATAAAAACGATGAGTTTTTTAAAGAATTATGTGAACATCATATAAGTGGGCAATTAAAAGTTGCTCCTGAACATATAAGTGATAAAGTTCTAAGCTTAATGGGTAAGCCTACTAGAAATGTTTATGATTCTTTTGTTAAAAAATATTATGATATAAACAAAAAAATACATAAAAATCAATTTTTAGTTCCTTATTTAATGTCTAGCCATCCTGGTAGCGATTTAAAGGCTGCCATAGAACTAGCTCAATATATAAAAAAAATGGGCTATACTCCAGAACAAGTACAAGACTTTTACCCTACTCCTGGTAGCTTATCAACTACTATGTATTATACAGGAATAAATCCTTTAACCGAGGAAAAAGTTTATGTACCTAAAGATCAAAAAGAAAAAAGCATGCAAAGGGCATTATTACAATTCTCTATTCCTGATAACTATGATCTAGTAAAAGAAGCTTTAATAAAAGCTCACAGAGAAGATTTAATAGGAAATGGATCTGATTGTTTAATACCTTACAATAAACCTCATAAAAAATCTTATAAAAAAAATAATTCTAAGAATAACAATAACTATTACAATAAAAGTAATGGTAAAAATAAGGATACTAGTAAAAATAATAAAAAAGTTAAGAAAAACTCTCTTTCTAAGCATAAGAAAAGAAAATAA
- a CDS encoding magnesium transporter, whose amino-acid sequence MKKLQSFFLSKIINKRVYDEYGDYIGKLIDIYVTSEDDYPRAIAYKIKKGRELANYEFKNISFYDDDGKTIIKVVGTRDIILRKYSYLLSQHLLDKQIIDINGKKMVKVHDLRIGEIAGEYKVIAVDTGALALSRRIGMENLLRSIYKIFNKKIEDTLIMWDSVESLEMVNNNLKLSVSYQKLSTLHPADLADIIEDMNDSYRKLVFESLDDDLAADTFEEIDLEVKTEMLEEMTSSKKAEIIYNMSKDEAADILAQMREEEVEEILSIMEERDAKDIRKLMDYKEETAGSIMNKDFISFNVNITAEETIDLLREIKPKDEESYYIYIVDEKEQLKGAVSLTDLIICTPEAKLKDIMDKDIVKVKDTDHINEAVELAIKYDLLSIPVVEGENKLCGTISIDDIIEDVFAPMWRKKVKIVTV is encoded by the coding sequence ATGAAGAAGCTACAAAGTTTTTTCTTAAGTAAAATTATTAATAAAAGAGTTTATGATGAGTATGGTGACTATATAGGTAAGCTAATTGATATTTATGTAACTTCTGAGGATGATTATCCAAGAGCCATAGCCTATAAGATAAAAAAGGGAAGAGAATTAGCGAATTATGAGTTTAAAAACATTTCTTTTTATGATGATGATGGTAAAACTATTATAAAAGTAGTAGGAACTAGAGATATAATATTAAGAAAATATTCCTATTTATTGTCACAACATCTTTTAGATAAACAAATAATTGATATAAATGGCAAAAAGATGGTTAAAGTACATGACTTAAGAATTGGAGAAATTGCAGGAGAATATAAAGTAATAGCTGTGGATACAGGAGCACTAGCATTGAGTCGAAGAATAGGGATGGAAAATTTATTAAGAAGTATTTATAAAATATTTAATAAGAAAATAGAAGACACTTTAATAATGTGGGATAGTGTAGAATCTTTGGAAATGGTAAATAATAATTTGAAGTTATCTGTATCTTACCAAAAGCTCTCAACATTACATCCAGCAGATTTAGCAGATATTATAGAAGATATGAATGATAGTTATAGAAAATTAGTTTTTGAAAGCCTAGATGATGATTTAGCTGCAGATACTTTTGAAGAAATAGACTTAGAAGTAAAAACAGAAATGTTAGAAGAAATGACTTCCTCTAAAAAAGCTGAAATTATATATAATATGTCAAAGGATGAGGCGGCAGATATATTGGCACAAATGAGAGAGGAAGAAGTGGAAGAAATTCTTTCTATTATGGAAGAAAGAGATGCTAAGGATATAAGGAAACTTATGGATTATAAGGAAGAAACTGCAGGAAGTATAATGAATAAAGATTTTATATCTTTTAATGTAAACATAACTGCGGAAGAAACTATAGATTTATTAAGGGAAATAAAACCTAAGGATGAAGAATCTTATTATATATATATTGTAGATGAAAAAGAACAACTAAAAGGAGCTGTATCCCTTACAGATTTAATAATATGTACCCCAGAAGCTAAATTAAAAGATATAATGGATAAGGATATAGTAAAAGTTAAAGATACAGATCATATAAATGAAGCTGTAGAATTGGCAATAAAATATGATTTATTATCTATTCCTGTAGTTGAAGGAGAAAATAAATTATGTGGAACAATATCTATAGATGATATTATAGAGGATGTATTTGCACCTATGTGGAGAAAGAAAGTTAAAATAGTGACAGTTTAA
- the sleB gene encoding spore cortex-lytic enzyme, protein MRKNIYLKRAIIYVLAIMLAYGSTTLYILPYTNATKAVAYYYGNRGDTISQVQRKLKAWGYYNGAVDGIFGHGTYTAVRSFQSKNGLKVDGIIGDKTLAALGINTGASSGGSASSNNQDVMLLARLINGEARGEPYEGQVAVGAVVLNRTRNPKFPSSVAGVIYQPGAFTAIVDGQIHANMEQTSINAARDALNGWDPSGGAMYYFNPSTATSSWIWSRPLIKVIGKHRFCK, encoded by the coding sequence ATGAGGAAAAATATATATTTAAAAAGAGCAATAATATATGTTTTAGCTATAATGTTAGCTTATGGCAGTACTACTCTTTATATATTACCTTATACAAATGCTACTAAAGCTGTAGCATATTATTATGGAAATAGAGGAGATACTATTTCACAGGTTCAAAGAAAACTTAAAGCCTGGGGGTATTATAATGGGGCAGTAGATGGAATATTTGGCCATGGAACTTATACAGCTGTAAGAAGTTTTCAATCCAAAAATGGTTTGAAGGTAGATGGAATAATTGGAGATAAAACCTTAGCTGCACTTGGAATAAATACTGGGGCATCATCAGGAGGAAGTGCAAGTTCTAATAACCAAGATGTTATGCTTTTAGCTAGACTTATAAATGGAGAAGCCAGAGGAGAACCTTATGAAGGGCAGGTAGCAGTAGGAGCAGTAGTTTTAAATAGAACAAGGAATCCTAAATTTCCTAGTAGTGTGGCAGGAGTTATATATCAGCCAGGTGCATTTACTGCCATAGTAGATGGTCAAATACATGCAAACATGGAACAAACTTCTATAAATGCAGCTAGAGATGCTTTAAATGGATGGGATCCATCTGGTGGTGCTATGTATTACTTTAATCCTTCTACCGCTACAAGTTCTTGGATTTGGTCAAGACCATTAATAAAAGTAATAGGAAAACATAGATTTTGTAAATAA
- the cysK gene encoding cysteine synthase A, whose product MLYENSIGLIGSTPMFKLNNMKEEDMADVYIKLEKFNPGGSIKDRAALGMIEEAEKMGKIKPGDIIVEPTSGNTGIGLAMVGRLKGYKVIIVMPDSMSIERRNMIKAYGAELVLTEGNKGMTGAIEKAEELARDKKGYFIPQQFSNRANSKKHYETTAVEILKDVENLDVFVASVGTGGTIAGIGRRLKEFNKNIKVVAVEPHNSPVISGGKAAPHKIQGIGAGFVPEVYERDVVDEVMTITDEESYEYARRFGTEEGILVGISSGANIAAAIKIAKKLGKGKKVVTVAPDGGEKYISTGLYDK is encoded by the coding sequence ATGTTATATGAAAATTCTATAGGGCTTATAGGGAGCACGCCTATGTTTAAATTAAATAATATGAAAGAAGAAGATATGGCAGATGTTTATATAAAACTAGAAAAATTTAATCCTGGTGGTAGTATAAAGGATAGAGCAGCTTTGGGTATGATTGAAGAGGCAGAAAAAATGGGTAAAATAAAACCGGGAGATATAATAGTAGAACCTACTAGTGGAAATACAGGTATAGGACTTGCTATGGTAGGAAGATTAAAAGGTTATAAAGTCATTATTGTTATGCCAGATTCTATGAGTATAGAAAGAAGAAACATGATAAAGGCTTACGGAGCAGAATTGGTTCTTACAGAAGGAAATAAAGGAATGACAGGTGCTATAGAAAAGGCGGAAGAATTAGCTAGAGATAAAAAGGGTTATTTTATTCCTCAACAATTTTCAAATAGAGCTAATTCAAAAAAGCATTATGAAACTACCGCTGTTGAGATATTAAAGGATGTAGAGAATCTAGATGTTTTTGTAGCTTCAGTAGGTACTGGAGGGACTATAGCAGGTATTGGAAGAAGATTAAAAGAGTTTAATAAGAATATAAAAGTTGTAGCTGTAGAACCTCATAATTCTCCAGTAATATCAGGAGGAAAGGCTGCACCGCACAAAATACAAGGCATAGGAGCAGGATTTGTACCAGAGGTATATGAAAGAGATGTAGTAGATGAGGTAATGACTATAACAGATGAAGAATCCTATGAATATGCAAGAAGATTTGGGACAGAAGAGGGAATATTAGTAGGTATATCTTCAGGAGCAAATATAGCAGCAGCTATAAAAATAGCTAAAAAATTAGGAAAAGGTAAAAAAGTTGTAACTGTAGCTCCAGATGGTGGAGAAAAATATATATCTACCGGATTATATGATAAATAA
- the epsC gene encoding serine O-acetyltransferase EpsC: MKNPFKTLIYDLKNAKEKDPAARNVLEVFILYPFIHALIAYRISHLFYKAHLFFLARLISQISRFFTGIEIHPGATIGKGLFIDHGMGVVIGETAEVGDNVTLYHGVTLGGTGKDKGKRHPTVGNNVIIGSGAKVLGPINIGENVKIGANAVVLHHIPANSTAVGIPAKVVRYEKKASVIEIRDYNGVKKVIYNDMII; this comes from the coding sequence ATGAAAAATCCTTTTAAAACTTTAATATACGATTTAAAAAATGCTAAGGAAAAAGATCCAGCTGCCCGAAATGTTTTAGAAGTTTTTATATTATATCCATTTATTCATGCTTTAATAGCCTATAGAATATCCCACTTGTTTTATAAAGCACATTTATTTTTCTTAGCTAGACTTATTTCTCAAATATCAAGATTCTTTACAGGCATAGAGATTCATCCAGGGGCAACTATAGGAAAAGGTCTTTTTATAGATCATGGCATGGGAGTTGTTATTGGTGAAACTGCGGAAGTTGGAGATAATGTAACTTTATACCATGGGGTAACTTTAGGTGGAACAGGAAAAGATAAAGGGAAGAGACACCCTACTGTAGGTAATAATGTTATAATAGGAAGTGGAGCAAAAGTACTAGGACCTATAAATATAGGAGAAAATGTAAAAATAGGCGCTAATGCAGTGGTACTGCATCATATACCAGCTAATTCTACAGCGGTAGGTATACCAGCTAAGGTAGTAAGATATGAAAAAAAGGCATCTGTTATAGAAATAAGAGATTATAATGGTGTTAAAAAAGTAATATACAACGATATGATAATATAG
- the queG gene encoding tRNA epoxyqueuosine(34) reductase QueG, which translates to MDCKESVREYCRNLGLDLIGFTKCRIFHELIREFTERKNENKQNEFEGKDINKRVNPFQYMREGKTIISIAFPYLFNLDYENNIYFSKYTQGRDYHTIVNEYLKKICEFIQSKGYRAEHFVDSNDLPERYIAYLCGIGFIGKNNMLITEKYGSYVFLGEIITDMEIDEDEPMECRCKDCNICLKACPTNSLENKDPNICLSYITQKKNIEDEWFDKLKGRMFGCDTCQRVCPYNKNIKTSNIEGFKPFNFMENLDLEELINVNNKEFKEKYKLTSCGWRGKSILQRNALINCIKMNKDIDIQEKNIKSPYVLDYYRRLLKK; encoded by the coding sequence ATGGATTGTAAGGAATCTGTAAGAGAATATTGCAGAAATTTAGGATTGGATTTAATAGGATTCACAAAGTGTAGGATTTTTCATGAGCTTATACGGGAATTTACAGAAAGAAAAAATGAAAACAAACAAAATGAATTTGAAGGTAAAGATATAAATAAAAGAGTGAATCCATTTCAATATATGAGGGAGGGGAAAACAATAATTTCTATTGCTTTTCCCTATTTGTTTAATTTAGATTATGAAAATAATATATATTTTTCAAAATATACTCAAGGTAGGGATTATCATACTATAGTAAATGAATATTTAAAAAAAATATGTGAATTTATACAAAGTAAAGGTTACAGAGCAGAACATTTTGTAGATAGCAATGATCTGCCAGAAAGATATATTGCCTATTTATGTGGTATAGGATTTATAGGAAAAAATAATATGCTTATTACAGAAAAATATGGTTCTTATGTATTTTTAGGCGAAATAATTACAGATATGGAAATCGATGAGGATGAACCAATGGAATGTAGATGTAAGGATTGCAATATATGTCTTAAAGCTTGTCCAACTAATTCTTTAGAAAATAAAGACCCTAATATATGTTTATCTTACATTACTCAAAAAAAGAATATAGAGGATGAATGGTTTGATAAACTAAAAGGAAGAATGTTTGGTTGTGATACTTGTCAAAGAGTATGTCCCTATAATAAGAATATAAAAACTTCCAATATAGAAGGATTTAAGCCTTTTAATTTTATGGAAAATTTGGATTTAGAAGAGCTGATAAATGTTAACAATAAAGAATTTAAAGAAAAATATAAACTAACATCCTGTGGTTGGAGAGGGAAGAGTATATTACAAAGAAATGCTTTAATTAATTGTATTAAAATGAATAAAGATATAGATATACAGGAGAAAAATATAAAATCTCCCTATGTATTAGATTATTATCGTAGACTTTTAAAGAAATAA
- a CDS encoding lysophospholipid acyltransferase family protein, with amino-acid sequence MISPTMTKIIGHMPKGFLKFLSQKILNRYINKYANLTINGKENLKNIDKPIIFISNHLSNSDALIINKVLEDQDITFIAGVKLKDNSLTKLGLEITKTIPIKPNTADKEAIYNIVKTLKAGNNILIFPEGTRSRTAKLMEPKKGVVLIQKLSKANIVPLGISGTEKLLPINDKDMALERFQFANVAVNIGKALELPKKNKEESKHEYEDRLMDYFMGEIAKLIPKKYRGIYDN; translated from the coding sequence ATGATTTCTCCTACAATGACAAAAATAATAGGACATATGCCTAAGGGATTTTTAAAATTTTTATCACAAAAAATATTAAATAGATATATAAACAAATATGCTAATTTAACTATAAATGGTAAAGAAAACTTAAAAAATATAGATAAGCCAATTATTTTTATTTCTAACCATTTAAGTAATTCAGATGCTTTAATTATAAATAAAGTATTAGAAGATCAAGATATAACTTTTATAGCAGGAGTTAAGCTAAAGGATAATTCTCTAACTAAACTTGGATTAGAAATAACAAAAACTATACCAATAAAGCCAAACACTGCAGATAAAGAGGCTATATATAATATAGTAAAAACTTTAAAAGCAGGGAATAATATTTTAATATTCCCAGAAGGAACTAGAAGTAGAACTGCAAAATTAATGGAGCCTAAAAAAGGTGTAGTTTTGATACAAAAATTAAGTAAAGCTAATATAGTACCCTTAGGAATTAGTGGCACAGAAAAACTTTTACCTATAAATGATAAAGATATGGCTTTGGAGCGTTTTCAATTTGCTAATGTAGCAGTAAATATAGGTAAGGCGTTAGAATTACCTAAAAAAAATAAAGAAGAATCAAAACATGAATACGAAGATAGACTTATGGATTATTTTATGGGGGAAATAGCTAAATTAATACCAAAAAAATATAGAGGAATATATGATAACTAA
- the nth gene encoding endonuclease III: protein MNNNEIKNVIDILIDTYPDANCELEHRNPFELLIATVLSAQTTDKKVNEVTKELFKEYSTPKDFLKLTREELEEKIKKIGLYRNKSKNILLLCKELEEKFESEVPNDFNDLTSLPGVGRKTANVVLANAFKVPTIAVDTHVFRVSNRIGLVDASNVLKTEEQLQQVIPKNLWILMHHVLIFHGRRCCVARKPKCEECTIKKYCKYYNEEVKPS, encoded by the coding sequence TTGAATAATAATGAAATAAAAAATGTTATAGATATATTAATAGACACATATCCTGATGCTAATTGCGAACTAGAACATAGAAATCCCTTTGAACTTTTAATAGCTACAGTCTTATCTGCTCAAACTACAGATAAAAAAGTAAATGAGGTAACAAAGGAACTATTTAAAGAATATTCTACTCCTAAGGATTTTTTAAAATTAACAAGAGAAGAATTAGAGGAAAAAATCAAAAAAATAGGTCTATATAGAAATAAATCTAAGAATATATTATTACTTTGTAAAGAATTAGAAGAAAAATTTGAAAGTGAAGTCCCTAATGATTTTAATGACTTAACTTCACTACCAGGAGTAGGTAGAAAAACTGCTAATGTGGTTTTAGCAAATGCTTTTAAGGTACCTACTATAGCAGTAGATACTCATGTTTTTAGAGTATCTAACAGAATAGGATTGGTAGATGCCAGCAATGTATTAAAAACAGAGGAACAGTTACAACAAGTTATACCCAAAAATCTATGGATATTAATGCATCATGTGCTAATATTTCATGGAAGAAGATGCTGTGTAGCTAGAAAACCTAAATGTGAAGAATGTACTATAAAAAAATATTGCAAATATTATAATGAAGAGGTTAAACCATCTTAA
- a CDS encoding NAD(P)-dependent malic enzyme, translating into MDIKEKSLMLHKKFKGKLSIEGKIQVKNKEDLSIAYTPGVAEPCVKISEDKSLVYEYTMKGNTVAVVTNGTAVLGLGDIGPYAGLPVMEGKALLFKEFANIDSFPICIDSKDPEEIIKTVKLIAPGFGGINLEDIKAPECFYIEKKLKKELDIPVFHDDQHGTAIVVLAGIYNALRFVGKKLEEARIVINGAGSAGISICKLLLQAGAKNIIMCDKEGSLVKGNSNLNEAQKLIAEVTNKENEKGTLKDVIKGKDVFIGVSAPNILTEEMVATMNNDSIVFAMANPTPEIMPDKAKKAGARVVATGRSDFPNQINNVLVFPGIFRGALDVRSKVINEEMKLAAAKAIASLVQDNELNEEYIIPGAFDKRVAQVVAEEVKKVALEMGLSKL; encoded by the coding sequence ATGGATATTAAAGAAAAATCACTAATGCTACATAAAAAATTTAAAGGGAAATTATCAATAGAAGGTAAAATACAAGTCAAAAATAAAGAAGATTTATCCATAGCATATACTCCAGGAGTTGCAGAACCCTGTGTAAAAATAAGTGAGGATAAATCTTTAGTTTATGAATATACCATGAAAGGAAATACAGTAGCTGTAGTAACTAATGGTACAGCAGTTTTAGGCTTAGGAGATATAGGCCCTTATGCAGGGTTGCCTGTTATGGAAGGGAAGGCACTTTTATTTAAAGAATTTGCCAATATAGATTCATTTCCAATTTGTATAGATAGTAAAGACCCTGAAGAAATTATAAAAACAGTTAAACTTATAGCTCCAGGATTTGGAGGTATAAATTTAGAGGACATAAAAGCTCCAGAATGTTTTTACATAGAAAAAAAATTAAAAAAGGAATTAGATATTCCAGTATTTCATGATGATCAGCATGGAACAGCCATAGTTGTTTTAGCAGGAATATATAATGCACTAAGATTTGTAGGAAAAAAATTAGAAGAAGCAAGAATAGTTATAAATGGTGCTGGTTCTGCAGGAATATCCATATGTAAGTTATTATTACAAGCAGGAGCTAAAAACATAATAATGTGTGACAAAGAAGGATCTTTAGTAAAAGGTAATAGCAATTTAAATGAAGCCCAAAAATTAATAGCAGAAGTAACCAATAAAGAAAATGAAAAAGGAACATTAAAAGATGTAATAAAAGGAAAAGATGTATTTATAGGTGTGTCAGCGCCAAACATACTTACAGAAGAAATGGTAGCCACTATGAATAATGATTCTATAGTATTTGCTATGGCAAACCCAACTCCAGAAATAATGCCAGATAAAGCAAAAAAGGCAGGAGCCAGAGTAGTAGCTACAGGAAGATCTGATTTCCCAAATCAAATAAATAATGTATTAGTATTTCCAGGAATTTTTAGAGGTGCATTAGATGTAAGATCTAAAGTTATAAATGAAGAAATGAAACTAGCAGCAGCTAAAGCTATAGCCTCTTTGGTACAGGATAATGAACTAAATGAGGAGTATATAATACCAGGAGCCTTTGATAAAAGAGTAGCACAGGTTGTAGCAGAGGAAGTAAAAAAAGTAGCTCTAGAAATGGGATTATCAAAACTATAA